One window of Theropithecus gelada isolate Dixy chromosome 4, Tgel_1.0, whole genome shotgun sequence genomic DNA carries:
- the FABP7 gene encoding fatty acid-binding protein, brain isoform X3 gives MVEAFCATWKLTDSQNFDEYMKALGVGFATRQVGNVTKPTVIISQEGDKVVIRTLSTFKNTEISFHLGEEFDETTADDRNCKSVVSLDGDKLVHVQKWDGKETNFVREIKDDKMVMMKSCSVTQTGV, from the exons ATGGTGGAGGCTTTCTGTGCTACCTGGAAGCTGACCGACAGTCAGAACTTTGATGAGTACATGAAGGCTCTAG GCGTGGGCTTTGCCACCAGGCAGGTGGGAAATGTGACCAAACCAACAGTAATTATCAGTCAGGAAGGAGACAAAGTGGTCATCAGGACTCTCAGCACATTCAAGAACACGGAGATTAGTTTCCACCTGGGAGAAGAGTTTGATGAAACCACTGCAGATGATAGAAACTGTAAG TCTGTTGTTAGCCTGGATGGAGACAAACTTGTTCATGTACAGAAATGGGATGgcaaagaaacaaattttgtAAGAGAAATTAAGGATGACAAAATGGTTATG atgaagtcttgctctgtcacccagactggagtgtag
- the FABP7 gene encoding fatty acid-binding protein, brain isoform X2: MVEAFCATWKLTDSQNFDEYMKALGVGFATRQVGNVTKPTVIISQEGDKVVIRTLSTFKNTEISFHLGEEFDETTADDRNCKSVVSLDGDKLVHVQKWDGKETNFVREIKDDKMVMTLTFGDVVAVRHYEKA; the protein is encoded by the exons ATGGTGGAGGCTTTCTGTGCTACCTGGAAGCTGACCGACAGTCAGAACTTTGATGAGTACATGAAGGCTCTAG GCGTGGGCTTTGCCACCAGGCAGGTGGGAAATGTGACCAAACCAACAGTAATTATCAGTCAGGAAGGAGACAAAGTGGTCATCAGGACTCTCAGCACATTCAAGAACACGGAGATTAGTTTCCACCTGGGAGAAGAGTTTGATGAAACCACTGCAGATGATAGAAACTGTAAG TCTGTTGTTAGCCTGGATGGAGACAAACTTGTTCATGTACAGAAATGGGATGgcaaagaaacaaattttgtAAGAGAAATTAAGGATGACAAAATGGTTATG ACCCTTACTTTTGGTGATGTGGTTGCTGTTCGCCACTATGAGAAGGCATAA
- the FABP7 gene encoding fatty acid-binding protein, brain isoform X1, which produces MVEAFCATWKLTDSQNFDEYMKALGVGFATRQVGNVTKPTVIISQEGDKVVIRTLSTFKNTEISFHLGEEFDETTADDRNCKSVVSLDGDKLVHVQKWDGKETNFVREIKDDKMVMVSNDNSPFFLVFYSSPHTSHLLPSSFLPLPFFLLPSFFNNTSLARFFNYI; this is translated from the exons ATGGTGGAGGCTTTCTGTGCTACCTGGAAGCTGACCGACAGTCAGAACTTTGATGAGTACATGAAGGCTCTAG GCGTGGGCTTTGCCACCAGGCAGGTGGGAAATGTGACCAAACCAACAGTAATTATCAGTCAGGAAGGAGACAAAGTGGTCATCAGGACTCTCAGCACATTCAAGAACACGGAGATTAGTTTCCACCTGGGAGAAGAGTTTGATGAAACCACTGCAGATGATAGAAACTGTAAG TCTGTTGTTAGCCTGGATGGAGACAAACTTGTTCATGTACAGAAATGGGATGgcaaagaaacaaattttgtAAGAGAAATTAAGGATGACAAAATGGTTATGGTAAGTAATGACAATTCTCcattcttccttgttttttactcctctccccacacctctcacctccttccctcttccttcctcccccttccattcttcctccttccttccttctttaataATACATCACTGGCAAGGTTCTTTAACTATATATAA